The DNA sequence GTAACAACCATTGTAGCTGGTACAATTTTTCTTATGTGGTTGGGAGAACAAATCACTCAAAGAGGAATTGGAAATGGAATTTCTTTAATTATTTTTGCCGGTATCGTTGCTGAAATACCTAGAGCTTTAGTTACAACTTTTGAATTAGGTAGAACAGGCGCTGTATCAACTTTCATGATCTTAGCAATTTTTGTTCTTTTAATATTAACTATTTTATTTGTTGTTTTTATGGAGAGAGCTTTAAGAAAAATTCTTATCAATTACCCTAAAAGACAAATGGGAAACAAAATGTATGGTGGAGAGTCTTCTCATTTACCACTAAAAATTAATCAAGCAGGAGTAATACCAGCAATTTTTGCCTCTGCTTTATTATTGTTACCAGTTACTTTTTCTAATTTTTCTTTTTCAAACAATGAAACTTTTTTAAACTTAAGTTCTTATTTCACTCAAGGTCAGCCTTTGTACATGTTGCTATATGCATCTGGTATAATATTTTTCACATTTTTCTATACTTCAATTACATTTAACCCAACTGAGACTGCAGAAAACTTAAGAAAATATGGTGGCTTTGTACCAGGAATTAGACCTGGTGAAAGTACAGCATTATATATTGAAAATATTTTAACTAAACTTACTACAATAGGTGCTCTATATTTGACACTTGTATGTTTAATGCCAGAATTTTTAATAGCTAATTACCCAATTCCTTTTTATTTGGGTGGTGCATCTATTCTTATTGTTGTTGTTGTAGCCATTGATACTGTAACTCAAATTCAAACAAGATTAATGAGCTCGCAATACGAACAATTAATTAAGAAAACTAAATTTGGAAAGTAAGTGAATATAGTTTTGTTTGGACCGCCTGGTGCTGGTAAAGGTACTCAAGCTAAATATTTAGTAAAGAAATTAAATTCCTTTCAAATCTCAACTGGTGAACTTTTAAGAGAAGAAATATATAAAAATTCAGACATTGGTAAGACAATAACCAATGACATGAAAAATGGTAAATTTGTAAGTGATGAAATTGTAAATAAACTTATTGAAAATTTAGTTTCTGACCCTCAAAAAAAAAATAGATTAATATTTGATGGATACCCTAGATCTTTGAGCCAAGCCAAAAATTTAGATATTTTACTGGAGGCATCAAGTCAAAAGATAGATTTAATTTTATATCTCAAAGTTGATAAAGATACAGTGGTAAAAAGACTAGAGAAAAGAAAAATTATTGAAAATAGATCAGACGATGAAACAAGTACTATTCTAAAACGTTTTGATACATACATGAACACAACAGAGCCAGTACTGAATTACTACTCAGAGAATCCTAAATTTAAGGAAATTGATGGAAGCTTAGAAATAGACGAAATAACAAGGAAAATAGACACTTTTATAAATGTTTAAGACGTTGACTTTGATTAATCTTCTTATATAAAAGGCACAATTTATCACAAAAATTATGGCTCGTATCGCAGGTATAAACATTCCACAAAATAAACTTGTCCACATTGGACTTACTTATATTTATGGAATTGGAGATAAATTCTCACAACAAATTTGTTCTTCTCTAGAAATTCCAAGAGCCAAAAGAGTGAATGAGTTAACTGATGATGAAATTTTAAAAATAAGAGAATACATTGATCAAAATTTTAAAGTCGAAGGTGATCTTAGAAGAGATTATTCTTTAAGTATTAAAAGATTAATAGATCTTGCATGTTATCGAGGAACAAGACATAGAAAAAAATTACCTGTAAGAGGTCAAAGAACAAGATGTAATGCAAGAACAAGAAAAGGGAAAGCAATCGCTATTGCAGGGAAGAAATTAACACCAACTAAAAAATAATAATGGCAAAAACAGAAAAAACTGACAATAAAGATCAGAAGGTAGAAAAATCTTCTAAAAAAAGTGCTAAGAGTTCTTATTCAAAAAAGAAAAAGATAAAAAAAAATATTTTAAATGGAATTGCTTATGTGCAATCAACATTTAATAACACAATAATTTCAATTGCTGATACAAATGGAAATGTAATATCCTGGGCATCTGCTGGACAGAAAGGATTTAAAGGATCAAGAAAATCTACGCCTTATGCAGCTCAAATAGCAGCTGACTCCGCAGCATCAAAAGCATTAGAGTATGGAATGAAAACTTTATCGGTTGAGGTAAAAGGACCTGGTTCAGGAAGAGAAACAGCATTAAGAGCTTTACAAGCAAGAGGTTTTAAAATTTTGTCAATTAAAGATACAACACCTATGCCTCACAACGGAACTAGACCACCAAAAAAAAGGAGAGTTTAATGGAAGTAGAAAACGTTAATGTAAAAAATTGGAAATCTTTGATTAAACCATCTAAATTAGATGTTCAAATTAGTGATGACTTAACACATGCTAAGATTATAGCTGAGCCTTTAGAAAAAGGTTATGGATTAACTTTAGGAAACTCCCTAAGAAGAATTTTGCTTTCTTCAATCAGAGGAGCTGCAGTTACTTCGATACAAATAGATGGTGTTCTACATGAATTTACATCAATTAAAGGTGTAAGAGAAGATGTAACAGACATAGTATTAAATGTTAAATCACTAGCATTAAAATGTAATTCTGAAGGTACAAAAAAATTAGTTTTAGATGCAAAAGGTCCAGGTGAAATAAAAGCTTCTGACATTGCTCCTGTGACTGATGTAGAAATATTAAATCCTGAATTAGTAATTTGTAACTTAGATGAAAATACTACTTTTCATATGGAAATGAATGTAAACACTGGAAAAGGTTATGTTCCGGCTGAGCTAAATAAACCAGAGGAGCCACCATTAGGTTTAATTGCCATTGACTCTTTGTATAGCCCTGTAAAAAAAGTTTCTTATTCTGTTAGCACAGCAAGAGAGGGTAAAGCTCTTGATTATGATAAATTAACAATGGAAGTGGAGACTAATGGTTCAATTTCTGCAGAAGATGCTGTTGCGTATTCTGCTAGGATTTTTCAAGACCAGTTGAAAATGTTTGTTAATTTTGATGAACCAGTTGAGGCTCCAGTAAAAGAAGTCTCATCTGAACCTGAGTTTAATAAGAATTTATTAAGAAAAGTTGATGAACTAGAGCTATCTGTTAGATCAATGAATTGCTTAAAAAATGACAACATAATTTATATTGGTGATTTAGTTCAAAAATCTGAGGGTGAAATGTTAAGAACACCAAATTTTGGTAGAAAATCTTTAAATGAGATTAAAGAAGTTCTAACTGGAATGTCTCTGTATTTAGGTATGGAAATACCTAACTGGCCACCAGATAATATTGCAGAAATGTCTAAAAAATTAGAGGAAGCAATTTAATGAGACACGGCTTAGCCAATAAAAAGTTGAATAGAACTTCTGAGCACAGAAAAGCTCTGTTAAAGAATATGTTAAATTCTTTAATAAAATATGAACAGATTAAAACTACATTACCGAAAGCAAAGTTTTTAAGACCTCAAGCTGACAAAATTATTACTCTAGGTAAAAAAGATACATTGCAAACAACTAAGATGCTTGTGTCTCAATTGCAGGATATTAAATCAGCTAATAAAGTAAAAAAAACTCTTTCTAAAAGATATTCAAATAGAAAAGGTGGCTATACTAGAATTATTAAAGCAGGTTTTAGATATGGTGATAATGCTCCAATGGCAATCATAGAATTTGTAGATAGAGATGTTGAGGCCAAAAGAGTAGATAAGAAGAAAAAAGATACGTCAAAAGAAGCTCCAAAAACAGAAGAAAATAAACAAGCTACAGCTTAAATCCTAAGTCATGAATAAGTCATACATCGTTGATTCAACGTGTAATGATATGCGTATTGATAGATGGATGAGATTAAATATTGGAAAAATACCTCAAGGTTTAATTGAAAAATATCTTAGGACAGGAAAAATCAAAATTAACAAAAAAAAAGTTAAAAGTTCTCACAAAATAAAAAAAGGAGATCAAATAAATATCTTTAATATTGAATTTAAAGAAAGAGTAGAACAAAAAAAAATAAAATTTTTACCAACTAAAGAAATAATAAAATCAAACGAAGATCAAATAATTGATGATAATGATAATTTTGTTGTATTAAATAAAGCATCAGGAATATCAGTACAAGGTGGTACAAAATCTAAAAAAAACTTAGTTGATATTTTCGCAAAGAGTGAAATTTTTAAAGGAACAAAACCTTATTCTGTTCATAGATTAGACAAAGATACGTCTGGTGTATTTATAATGGCGAAAAATAGAGAGAGCGCACAGTTACTAACATCATTATTTAGATTAAGAAAAGTTCACAAAACTTATCTTGCCATATGCCAAGGAGAAATAAATAAAAATACAGGTGTTTGGGATGATGACTTAATAAGATATGATGGAGATAAAAAGTTAGTTGAAAAAGCAAAAACTATATTCAAGGTAATAGATAAAAATTCTGAAGCATCTTTATTGGAGTTAAAACCAATAACAGGAAGAAAACATCAGTTACGTAAACAACTTTTTGCAATTGGAAATCCTATATTTGGTGATACCAAATATAAACTATCTAAGTCAGATAAAGGTATAAATAAAAATCTTATGCTGCACTCTTATCAAATTAAATTTAAAATTAATGATATGAAGCATACTTATTCAGCCTTATTACCAGAATATTTTAAAAAGTTGTTAAAATCAAAAAGACTTAGTTTTTCAAATTTGAAATAAAATTTTCGATAATTTCATTATTTAAGTTAGAATAATCTTGATTTGAAATTTTTTTTAAATTTGTAATACCTTTGTCTGAAATTCCACAAGGTACTATTTTTTTATAATTTTCTAGGTTGTTATCAACATTTATTGCAAATCCATGATATGCAATCCACTTACTCACTCGAATACCTATTGCAGCAATTTTTTGAATTTCATTTTTGTCTTTATACCATATTCCAATATTTTCTTTATCAGGAAAGGTTTCAATATTATATTTTTTTAAACTTTGAATAATTGTATTTTCAATGATTGTAATAAATTTTCTAATGTCTTTTTTTTCTCTTAGATCAATAACAAAATAACAAATTAATTGACCAGGACCATGATACGTAATTTTTCCACCTCTGTTTGTTTTTAATAGATCAATTGATTTATCAATTATTTCATTTTCTTTATACGATGTACCTGCAGTAAAAATTTCAGGATGCTCTAAAGTCCAAATTAACTCTTTTTCTTTATTAGCTGAAATATTTTTTAATCTAGACTCTAATAGATCAATTGCCTCAAAATAATTTACCGGTTTTATTGACTTTTTGATCTCTATATCCATTTAAAATTTGTAATATTTTAATTATGTATTAATAGTGCACAACTAAATTATAGGTACATTTATGTCTTTAATTAAAAAAACTAAAGATAAAAAAGTAAATTTTGAATTTAATAAAGAATATTTGAGAGTTGTTACCTCTAAAATAGCTAACAGTGATGCAAAATTTATTAATGACTCATTCAATGAAATGCACCCTGCTGATGCAGCAGACATAATTGAACACTTAAGCATTAGTGATAGAGAAAGTTTAATTAAATTAAATAATTTTAATATTGATGCAGAGGTTTTTGTAGAATTAAATGAGTCTATACAAACTGAAATAATTAAATATTTATCTTCAGACTCAATTGTTACTATTCTTACTAACCTTGAGTCAGATGATGCTATTTCGATTTTAGAAAATGTACCCGAAGAAGACAAGAACACTATATTAAGCTCATTACCACCTAAAGACAGATTTGCTCTGTTAGAAAGCTTAAGCTATCCTGAAGATACTGCTGCTAGACTTATGCAGCGTGAGTTTACAGCTATACCAAGCAACTGGTCTGTAGGTCAAACAATTGACTACCTAAGAGAAAATAAAGATCTGCCTGAGGAATTTTTGGAAATTTTTATTGTTAATGAAGAATTTAAACCTATTGGAACAGTTCCATCATCAAGAGTTCTTACTTCACCGAGAGACACAAAGATGGCAAGCATTATGTCTGAATCTCAACTATTAGTGCCTGTAGATATGGATAAAGAAGAGGTGGCTAACCTTTTTGAAAATTATAATCTTAACTCAGCAGCTGTAGTTGATAAAAATAATAAATTGGTAGGAATGATAATGAACGATGATGTTCTTACAGTTTTAAAAGAAGAGGCTGAGGAAGATGCATTAAGACTTGCAGGTGTAGGTGATGAGGAAATTACAGACGGTGTTGTTACAAAAACTAAAAGAAGATTTAACTGGCTTTTACTTAATTTATTTACCGCTTTTTTAGCTACTTGGTGTATTAGTCTGTTTGGAGCAACTATTGAGCAAATGGTTGTTCTTGCTTTCCTAATGCCAATTGTTGCTTCAATGGGCGGAAATGCAGGAATGCAAACATTAGCTGTTACAGTCAGAACAATTGCAACAAATGACTTAACCCAAAATAATTTTTCATCAAATGTTTTTAAAGAATTTTCAATTGGTATATTAAATGGAATTATATTTGCCGCTATAAGTGCTTTAATTGTTCAAATTTGGTTTCAAGATAGTATTCTTTCAATAATTATTTCAATATCAATGGTACTAACGATGATTATAGCTGGACTGTTTGGTATACTTGTTCCTTTTACATTAAAAAAAATGAATATTGATCCCGCAATTGCATCTAGTGTTTTTGTTACGACCATTACTGATGTAATAGGTTTTGTGTCATTTTTAGGTGTTGGGGCTTACTTTCTTTAAAAGTTATCAATTAATCTAACGTTATCAATATAGTAAGCAACAAATAAACGTGAGCCTTTAACAGTATTAGATATTTTAAGATTTTTAATAGATCTTAATTCCAAGTATTCAATTTTAATTTTTAAAAACTTCTCAAAATATTTCATTTGAATTTTTAAATTTTGTTTTATTTTTTTACTATTTGCTAAATTTCTTTTTAATTTAATTAAATTTTTGCTCAAAAAACTTGCTTTTTTAATTCCATTTAAGTCTAAATGACTATTTCTTGAAGACAAAGCTATTTTGCTTTTATTTCTAATCGTTTTGCATGGAATGATAGAAGTTTTATATTTATATTTCAGATAATTTTTTATTAAGTAATATTGTTGATAATCTTTTTTGCCCATAAATATTTTTTTTGGATTTACTAAGCTAGTTAATCTTTCCATAACATCTAGTACTCCTTCGAAATGGCCTTTTCTATATTTAGCGCATAAAATTTTATCTTTATTTGCGATTTTTATGTCTGATTTTTTATTATGATTGTAGATATCTTTGAATTTTGGAATGTATAAGAAATCTACCTTTTTAGTTTTTTTTAAAATTTTAATATCCTCTTTAATATTTGTTGGATAGTTCTTGAAATCTTTTTTATTGTTAAATTGTTTGGGATTAACGAAAATACTTACTATTGTCTTTTTGCAAGTTCGATTTGATCTTTCTATAAGTGATAAATGACCCTCATGTATACTCCCCATTGTGGGAACAAAGCCAATATCATTAAATGGCCTTAAAGCTTTTAATAATGAATTATTGTTTAATATAATTTTCATTTGTATTAGAAATTTAGATAAGTAAAACATTTATATGATTAAACAAGCAATTATTCCTCTAGCAGGTCAAGGAACCAGACTTTTGCCTTTGACAAGTGTTTTTGCTAAAGAACTTCTTCCAATAAATGGAAAGCCAGGAATTGAATATATTTTAGATGAATGTATTGAGGCAGGAATTAAAGAAATTATTTTTATAATATCAAATAAAAAAAAGATGATTAAAAATTATTTTTATAGTGACGCTTTTTATAAAAAAATTATTAAAAAGAAAAAAGATCCCAGAATAATTGCTGAATATAAAAAAATATTAAAATATAAAAAAATAATAAAATTTGTATATCAAAATATACCAAAAGGAACAGGCGATGCTGTATTTAAAACAAGAAAATATATAAAAGATAAATATTTTTTAATGTTGCTACCAGATGATTTGATAATAAAAAAAAACTGTTCTAAGGATATGATTAAAGTACATCATAAGCACAAATCTTCTGTAATGGCTAGCATGGAAGTTAATTCCAAAACAGTTTCAAGATGGGGCATCTATAGTTTAAACAAAAAAATTTCCAAAAATGATTATTTCATTGATGGAGTGGTTGAAAAGCCTTCAATTAAAAATGCTCCCTCTAATAAAGCAGTAATAGGAAGATACATTCTCCCTAAAATTGTATTTAATAAATTAGCTAAGCAAAAACCAAGTAAAGGAGGTGAAATTCATATAACTGATGCTATTCAAACTTTAATTAAAGAAGGTGAAAAATTTATTGCTCATAATTTTTCAGGCAAATATTTAGATTGTGGGACTATGCAAGGATTTATTAATTCAAATAAAGAAATAGGAAAAATATGAAACTTTGTATGATAGGTACCGGATATGTTGGTTTGGTCAGTGGTGTTTGTTTTTCAGACTTAGGTAATGATGTTATTTGTGTAGATAAAGATAATAATAAAATTAATAATTTAAAAAATGGCAAAATACCATTTTATGAACCAGGTTTAGAAGAATTAGTTAAAAAAAACTTAAAAAATAATAGATTAAATTTTTCAACAAATTTAAATGAAGCTGTAAGAAAATCTGACATAATTTTTATATGCGTAGGAACACCAACTAAAAAAAATAGTAATAGTGCTGACCTTTCTCAGGTTTATTCAGTTGGAAAAGAAATATCTAAATCAATTAATAAATTTAAAATAATTTTAACAAAATCAACTGTTCCTGTTACTACAGGTGACGAATTAGAAAAAATTATATCAAAAAAAGTAAATAAAAGATTGTTTTCAGTAGTATCTAATCCTGAATTTTTAAGAGAAGGTGAGGCAATTAGAGACTTTATTTACCCCGATAGAGTAGTGGTTGGTTCAAACGAAGAAAAATCAAAAAAAATACTTAGAAATTTATATTCCCCATTAATTTCCAAAGGTGCAAAATATGTTTCTACAAATAGACGAGCTGCTGAATTAATTAAATATGCTTCTAATGCTTTTTTAGCAACTAAAATTACATTTATAAATGAAATTGCAAATTTATGCGAAAAAACTGGAATAGATGTTGAAGATATATCTATAGGAATTGGACTTGATAACAGAATAGGAAGTAGATTTTTAAGAGCTGGTCCTGCATATGGAGGCTCTTGTTTTCCAAAAGATACAAAAGCTATTGTATCTACAGCTGATAAATTTAAATCTAATTTGTCTGTAATCAAAAGTGTTATTAAATCTAATCAGAATAGATCAGATTTATTACTTAAAAGGCTTCATTCAATAATTAAAAAATTTAATAATAAAAAAGTTTCTTTTTTGGGAGTTACATTTAAAGCAAACACTGATGATATGAGAGAGTCCTCAAGTTTAAAATTAATTCCTTATCTATCCAAAAAAGGTGCAAAGATTAAATATTATGATCCTACCGGTTCAAAAAAAGAATTCGATAATCTAAAAAATGTTGAATATGCTAATTCAATTCAAAACTGCATTTCTGGTTCAGACCTTATAATTATTCATACTGAATGGAATGATTTTAAATCAATTAATTTTAAAAAAATTTCTAAAAATAAAAAACTTATTATTTACGATATGAGAAATATATTCTCACCAACTAAAATAGAGAAACTAGGTATAAAATATTTTGGTATAGGAAGATAGTTTAGTTTAACTCAAATATAGCATCAACTTCTACGGAAACTCCTAGTGGCAAACTATTAGTACTTACCGCAGCTCTTGTATGCATGCCAGCATCTCCGAATATTGATGCAATTAAATCTGAAGCTCCATTAATTACTTTTGGCTGTTCAGTAAAGTCATTTGTTGAGTTAACAAATCCAGTTAATTTGATACATGATTTTATTTTAGACAAATCTCCAGCACAAGCAGCTTTTGCTTGAGCAACTAAACTTAATCCACATCTTTTTGCAGCTTCATAACCTTGTTCTGTACTTAAATCTTTTCCAACTTTTCCCTTAATTAATTCTCCATTTTCATTAATCGAAATTTGACCAGAAATAAAAAGTAAATTTCCTGTTTTTTTTGTTGCCACATAAGATCCAACAGGAGCCTTCGCTTCTGGAAGTTCTATTTTTAATTCTTCTATTTTTTTATCAAAATTCATTAACTATTCTTTTTTTTTAATCTTATTTTTAACTTTATCTCCAATTTCTACAAGATTTTCTTTTAGTTCTTTGGCTTTTTTAGATGTTCCTTCTTTTAGTTCTTGAGTTTTTTTTGATGTCCCATCCTTTAATTCTTTAGCTTTTTTTGATGTTCCATCCTTTAATTCTTGAGCTTTTTTTGAACTCGCTTCCTTTAATTTTTTTGCATTACATTCTATGTACTCTTTTGATAATTTTTTATATTCACTACATTTATTTTCTTCTGCAAATGAAAAGGTGCTTTTGAAAAAAAAAACTATGAAAATTATATATAGTTTTCTCATTTTTTCTTTTTATTTTTGCCTTTTTTATTTTTGTCGTATTCTCTTCTTTTTTCAATTAAGATTAAAGCTTCTTCCATTGTAAGCTCTGTTGGATCTTTTTCCTCAGGAATTGTTGCATTTAAAGATTTATATTTAATATAAGGACCATATTGTCCCTTCATAACTCTAACTGGTTTTTTGTCTTCCGGATGTTCTCCTAAATCCTTAATAATTGAAGAAGACATTCTGCCTGGTTTCGCTTCAGCAATGAGAGTAATTGCTCGATTTAATCCTATAGAGAAAATTTCATCAATATTCTCTATTCTAGCAGATTTATTTTCACACTTAAGATAAGGACCAAATCTTCCAGTATTTAAAATGATTTCTTTTTGATTATCAGGATTAACACCAATTGATTTTGGTAGAGAACATAAAAACTGAGCTTTTTCTAAGTCTATACTTTCTAACTCTAACCCTTTTGGTATAGAAACATTTTTAATTAATTCATTAACATCTGGTTTAGATTTTTTGGTTTTTTTCTTTTTTTTAGTTTTTGTCTCTTCTAATTCCTCTTCCTGAAGTTTTTCATATTGAAGATAGGGACCAAATCTTCCATTTTTCAGATATATATCATTACCATTTTCATGTTTTCCTAGAAATTTAGGTTCTGCTAACTGCGATTGAGCTGCTGCCTTTGCTTTAGACAAGGGTCTAGTGAATTTACACTCTGGATAATTTGAACATCCAATAAAAGCTCCACCTCTAAAACTATTTTTAAGACTTAGTGAACCCGTATCACACAGTTGGCACTTTCGAGCAATATTTCCATCTTTATCAGTATCAAAAATTAAAGCACCAAGGCTTTCATTTAAAAGATCTAACACTTCTCTAGTTCTTTTCTCCTTAACTTCAGAAACATTATTATTAAAATCTTTCCAAAACATCTCTAAAACTTTTATCCAGCTTTCTTTACCAGATGTAATATCGTCTAATTGATTTTCCAAACCTGCAGTAAAGTTATAATCAACATATTTAGAAAACAATTTTTCTAAAAATGCAGAGATAAGTTTACCACGATCTGTGGGGAAAAACCTTTTATTTACTATTTCTGCATAACCTCGATTAGCTATTGTGGAAATTATACTTGCGTAAGTAGAAGGTCTACCAATTCCCAATTCTTCTAATTTTTTGACTAAACTTGCCTCAGAATATCTTGGAGGTGGTTGTGTAAAATGTTGTTCATCTATTAATGCTTCAATATTAATTGGTCCTTTAGACATTTCTGGTAAAATTTCTTCATCATCATCTTTGCTTGTATTTGAGTAGACTTTTAAAAAACCATCAAATTTTAATACAGAGCCACTTGCCTTACATATTGTCTGATTATCCTCTGACTCTATTGTTATGGTATTTCTATCAAATTGGGCAACTTCCATTTGTGAGGATAAAGCTCTGGACCAAATTAAATTGTATAGTTTTTGTTGATCACTACTTAAATATTTTTTTAGAGTGTCGGGTGCTCTATTTATATCTGTCGGTCTAATAGCCTCATGAGCTTCTTGTGCATTTTTAGCTTTTTTACCAGAATAATTGTTTGCGGAAGCAGGCAAATATTCATTACCATACTCATTTTTAATAAAATTTCTAAAATCATTTACTGCATCAGCTGATAAATTAGTTCCATCTGTTCTCATATAAGTAATCAATCCCACAGTATCCCCATCAATCTCAACACCTTGATATAGTTTTTGTGCAATTTGCATTGTTCTTGAAGCTCCAAAACCCAATCTACTAGATGCTACTTGTTGTAATGTCGAAGTTGTAAATGGACCTGAGGGGTTTCTTTTTACAACTTTTGATGAAATATCTGTTATTTGAAATTTTTTCTCTTTTATTTCTTTGATTGCTTTTTCAATGCTATTCTTGTCTCTAAAAGTAAATTTTTCTATTTTTTTACCATTTAATTGAGAGATGCTTGCAGTAATAGTGTTTTTATTATCATCTCCAAATTTAAGGGTAAGTGTCCAAAATTCCTCTGGATTAAATAATTCTATTTCATGTTCTCTTTCAGTAATCAATTTTAAAGCTACAGACTGAACTCTTCCAGCTGATTTTGATCCAGGTAGTTTAGTCCAAAGTATTGGAGAGATATTAAAACCAACCAAATAATCAAGAGCTCTTCTTGCCATATAAGCATCCACCAACAAAGGTTCGATTTGTCGTGGATTTTCAATACCATGCATTACTGCTTTTTTGGTTATCTCATTAAAAACAACTCTTTCAATTTCTTTACCTTTTAAAAGTTTTTTTTCATCCAGATATTCTTTAACATGCCATGCTATAGCTTCACCTTCACGGTCAGGGTCAGTGGCAAGTATTATTTTAGAGGATTCTTTTGCAACATCAGTTATTTCTTTTAAATATTTTTTTGAAAAACTATCAACTTCCCATTCCATTTTAAAATCGTGATCAGTATCAACAGATCCATTTTTTGATGGTAAATCTCTTATATGTCCATAACTTGCTAAAACAGTATAATCATCTCCAAGATAT is a window from the Candidatus Pelagibacter ubique HIMB140 genome containing:
- the secY gene encoding preprotein translocase subunit SecY codes for the protein MSASSSTNDLRNRIIFTIAILAVYRFGTFVPLPGIDPEQLKIMMDGNQKGLLGMFNVFAGGAVSRMAIFALGIMPYISSAIIVQLLTGVSDYFKNLKAQGETGRAKITQITRYGTVLLATVQGYGLSVGLESSADLVINPGAFFKITTVTTIVAGTIFLMWLGEQITQRGIGNGISLIIFAGIVAEIPRALVTTFELGRTGAVSTFMILAIFVLLILTILFVVFMERALRKILINYPKRQMGNKMYGGESSHLPLKINQAGVIPAIFASALLLLPVTFSNFSFSNNETFLNLSSYFTQGQPLYMLLYASGIIFFTFFYTSITFNPTETAENLRKYGGFVPGIRPGESTALYIENILTKLTTIGALYLTLVCLMPEFLIANYPIPFYLGGASILIVVVVAIDTVTQIQTRLMSSQYEQLIKKTKFGK
- the rpsM gene encoding 30S ribosomal protein S13, which encodes MARIAGINIPQNKLVHIGLTYIYGIGDKFSQQICSSLEIPRAKRVNELTDDEILKIREYIDQNFKVEGDLRRDYSLSIKRLIDLACYRGTRHRKKLPVRGQRTRCNARTRKGKAIAIAGKKLTPTKK
- the lipB gene encoding lipoyl(octanoyl) transferase LipB; the protein is MDIEIKKSIKPVNYFEAIDLLESRLKNISANKEKELIWTLEHPEIFTAGTSYKENEIIDKSIDLLKTNRGGKITYHGPGQLICYFVIDLREKKDIRKFITIIENTIIQSLKKYNIETFPDKENIGIWYKDKNEIQKIAAIGIRVSKWIAYHGFAINVDNNLENYKKIVPCGISDKGITNLKKISNQDYSNLNNEIIENFISNLKN
- a CDS encoding adenylate kinase — its product is MNIVLFGPPGAGKGTQAKYLVKKLNSFQISTGELLREEIYKNSDIGKTITNDMKNGKFVSDEIVNKLIENLVSDPQKKNRLIFDGYPRSLSQAKNLDILLEASSQKIDLILYLKVDKDTVVKRLEKRKIIENRSDDETSTILKRFDTYMNTTEPVLNYYSENPKFKEIDGSLEIDEITRKIDTFINV
- the rplQ gene encoding 50S ribosomal protein L17, producing MRHGLANKKLNRTSEHRKALLKNMLNSLIKYEQIKTTLPKAKFLRPQADKIITLGKKDTLQTTKMLVSQLQDIKSANKVKKTLSKRYSNRKGGYTRIIKAGFRYGDNAPMAIIEFVDRDVEAKRVDKKKKDTSKEAPKTEENKQATA
- the rpsK gene encoding 30S ribosomal protein S11, producing the protein MAKTEKTDNKDQKVEKSSKKSAKSSYSKKKKIKKNILNGIAYVQSTFNNTIISIADTNGNVISWASAGQKGFKGSRKSTPYAAQIAADSAASKALEYGMKTLSVEVKGPGSGRETALRALQARGFKILSIKDTTPMPHNGTRPPKKRRV
- the mgtE gene encoding magnesium transporter, which codes for MSLIKKTKDKKVNFEFNKEYLRVVTSKIANSDAKFINDSFNEMHPADAADIIEHLSISDRESLIKLNNFNIDAEVFVELNESIQTEIIKYLSSDSIVTILTNLESDDAISILENVPEEDKNTILSSLPPKDRFALLESLSYPEDTAARLMQREFTAIPSNWSVGQTIDYLRENKDLPEEFLEIFIVNEEFKPIGTVPSSRVLTSPRDTKMASIMSESQLLVPVDMDKEEVANLFENYNLNSAAVVDKNNKLVGMIMNDDVLTVLKEEAEEDALRLAGVGDEEITDGVVTKTKRRFNWLLLNLFTAFLATWCISLFGATIEQMVVLAFLMPIVASMGGNAGMQTLAVTVRTIATNDLTQNNFSSNVFKEFSIGILNGIIFAAISALIVQIWFQDSILSIIISISMVLTMIIAGLFGILVPFTLKKMNIDPAIASSVFVTTITDVIGFVSFLGVGAYFL
- a CDS encoding RluA family pseudouridine synthase is translated as MNKSYIVDSTCNDMRIDRWMRLNIGKIPQGLIEKYLRTGKIKINKKKVKSSHKIKKGDQINIFNIEFKERVEQKKIKFLPTKEIIKSNEDQIIDDNDNFVVLNKASGISVQGGTKSKKNLVDIFAKSEIFKGTKPYSVHRLDKDTSGVFIMAKNRESAQLLTSLFRLRKVHKTYLAICQGEINKNTGVWDDDLIRYDGDKKLVEKAKTIFKVIDKNSEASLLELKPITGRKHQLRKQLFAIGNPIFGDTKYKLSKSDKGINKNLMLHSYQIKFKINDMKHTYSALLPEYFKKLLKSKRLSFSNLK
- a CDS encoding DNA-directed RNA polymerase subunit alpha — protein: MEVENVNVKNWKSLIKPSKLDVQISDDLTHAKIIAEPLEKGYGLTLGNSLRRILLSSIRGAAVTSIQIDGVLHEFTSIKGVREDVTDIVLNVKSLALKCNSEGTKKLVLDAKGPGEIKASDIAPVTDVEILNPELVICNLDENTTFHMEMNVNTGKGYVPAELNKPEEPPLGLIAIDSLYSPVKKVSYSVSTAREGKALDYDKLTMEVETNGSISAEDAVAYSARIFQDQLKMFVNFDEPVEAPVKEVSSEPEFNKNLLRKVDELELSVRSMNCLKNDNIIYIGDLVQKSEGEMLRTPNFGRKSLNEIKEVLTGMSLYLGMEIPNWPPDNIAEMSKKLEEAI